Proteins co-encoded in one Kribbella qitaiheensis genomic window:
- a CDS encoding GNAT family N-acetyltransferase: MTEAEVTVRPAVEADSAALIELERTAFDSRSGFPSFRVAERESFFTERCQPQNVLVAMDGDEIVGFARLTDKYPFPEGVGVLTVGGLAVALTARRRGVGSALLNAIKAEGERQGARKICLDVFGVNDEAQRLYARHGYIVEARRTAEFTIDGELMNDLGLALFL, encoded by the coding sequence ATGACTGAGGCAGAGGTGACCGTCCGGCCGGCCGTCGAGGCGGACAGTGCGGCGCTGATCGAGCTGGAGCGGACGGCCTTCGACTCGCGGTCGGGCTTCCCGTCCTTCCGGGTCGCCGAGCGCGAGTCGTTCTTCACCGAGCGCTGCCAGCCGCAGAACGTGCTGGTGGCGATGGACGGCGACGAGATCGTCGGCTTCGCCCGGCTGACCGACAAGTATCCGTTCCCCGAAGGCGTCGGCGTACTGACGGTCGGCGGTCTGGCGGTGGCGTTGACGGCGCGGCGTCGTGGTGTCGGCTCAGCGCTGCTGAACGCGATCAAGGCCGAGGGGGAACGCCAGGGCGCGCGCAAGATCTGCCTCGACGTCTTCGGCGTCAACGACGAGGCGCAGCGGCTGTACGCGCGACACGGCTACATCGTCGAGGCCCGGCGGACGGCGGAGTTCACCATCGACGGTGAGCTCATGAACGATCTGGGCCTGGCGCTGTTCCTTTGA
- a CDS encoding ATP-binding cassette domain-containing protein, translating into MSGLGVRTENLTVRYSGVPAVDGLDLRLAPGKIHGLLGRNGSGKSTLAATLAGFRQPSDGRVLIESDEYDGAREPYEDAIVTSRVCLIRESGDLTDSAPVKHVLGLASSLRPYWDQDLAGELLDKFEVPTRQKVQKLSRGKKSALGVVLGIASRAPLTIFDESYLGMDVPSRNLFYDVLLADYAEVPRTIVLSTHLVSEVSSLLEEVVILDQGKLVTQAPVDSLRGRGASIVGPAAMVDELTAELTVLAEQRLGGTKSVTVLGDLEEAFLAKARSAGLEIGQVGLQELFVHLTGATHQKVSKR; encoded by the coding sequence GTGAGCGGCCTCGGAGTACGGACCGAGAATCTGACCGTCCGATACAGCGGCGTACCAGCTGTCGACGGTCTCGACCTGCGGCTCGCACCAGGCAAGATCCACGGCCTGCTCGGGCGTAACGGTTCGGGCAAGAGCACGCTGGCCGCGACCCTCGCCGGGTTCCGGCAGCCGTCGGACGGCCGGGTCCTGATCGAGAGCGACGAGTACGACGGCGCTCGCGAGCCGTACGAGGACGCGATCGTCACCAGCCGGGTCTGCCTGATCCGCGAATCCGGCGATCTCACCGACAGCGCTCCGGTCAAGCATGTCCTCGGTCTCGCGAGCAGTCTGCGGCCTTACTGGGATCAGGATCTCGCCGGCGAACTGCTGGACAAGTTCGAGGTGCCGACGCGCCAGAAGGTGCAGAAGTTGTCGCGGGGCAAGAAGTCCGCGCTCGGCGTCGTCCTCGGGATCGCGAGTCGAGCGCCGCTGACGATCTTCGACGAGTCGTACCTCGGCATGGATGTCCCCTCGCGCAACCTCTTCTACGACGTACTGCTGGCCGACTATGCCGAGGTGCCGCGCACGATCGTGCTGTCCACGCACCTGGTCAGCGAGGTCAGCTCGCTGCTCGAGGAGGTTGTCATCCTCGATCAGGGCAAGCTCGTCACGCAGGCGCCGGTCGATTCGCTGCGGGGCAGGGGTGCCTCGATCGTCGGCCCGGCCGCGATGGTCGATGAGTTGACCGCCGAGCTGACGGTGCTCGCCGAGCAACGCCTCGGTGGGACGAAGTCCGTCACTGTGCTTGGCGATCTGGAGGAGGCGTTCCTCGCGAAGGCCCGGTCGGCCGGTCTCGAGATCGGCCAGGTCGGCCTGCAGGAACTCTTCGTCCATCTGACCGGAGCCACGCACCAGAAGGTGAGCAAGCGATGA
- a CDS encoding ABC transporter ATP-binding protein: MNTVLQAHGLGKKYGRRWALSDCTLEVPAGRVVGLVGPNGAGKSTLLNLAVGLLTPTSGTIEVLGSPAGTSQRAKIGFVAQDTPTYSRLSIADHLRLGAGLNPNWDDSLAQARIQRLGLNPKQRAGRLSGGQRAQLALTLGISKRPELLILDEPVAALDPLARREFLQDLMEAVAEQELSVVLSSHLVSDVERSCDYLVVLVDSRVQISGEIETLLATHYRLSGPRRDEKTLPAAQHVISASHTDRQSTLVIRTDQPILDPAWTVSQLSLEDLVLAYMGRAVTPESRPVLEVQR; the protein is encoded by the coding sequence GTGAACACAGTGCTGCAGGCCCACGGGTTGGGCAAGAAATACGGGCGGCGCTGGGCGCTGTCCGATTGCACCCTCGAGGTACCGGCCGGCCGGGTCGTCGGACTGGTCGGTCCCAACGGCGCCGGTAAGAGCACGCTGCTGAACCTGGCCGTCGGCTTGCTGACGCCGACCAGCGGCACGATCGAGGTGCTCGGCAGTCCGGCAGGTACCTCGCAGCGGGCGAAGATCGGATTCGTTGCCCAGGACACCCCGACGTACAGCCGGCTGAGCATCGCCGACCATCTACGACTCGGCGCGGGCCTCAACCCGAACTGGGACGATTCCCTCGCCCAGGCCCGGATCCAGCGGCTCGGCCTGAACCCGAAGCAACGGGCCGGCCGGTTGTCCGGCGGTCAGCGCGCCCAACTCGCGCTCACGCTGGGCATCTCGAAGCGGCCTGAGTTGCTGATCCTGGACGAGCCGGTCGCGGCCCTCGATCCGCTGGCCCGGCGGGAGTTCCTCCAGGACCTGATGGAGGCCGTCGCCGAACAGGAGCTGAGCGTCGTCCTGTCGTCCCACCTGGTCTCGGATGTCGAACGGTCCTGCGACTACCTGGTCGTCCTGGTCGACTCCCGGGTGCAGATCAGCGGCGAGATCGAGACCCTGCTGGCGACGCACTACAGGCTCAGTGGACCACGTCGCGACGAGAAGACGCTGCCCGCGGCCCAGCACGTGATCTCGGCGAGCCACACGGATCGCCAGTCCACGTTGGTGATCCGTACCGACCAGCCGATCCTCGATCCCGCCTGGACCGTCAGCCAGCTCTCCCTGGAAGACCTGGTGCTCGCCTATATGGGCCGCGCTGTCACACCCGAATCCCGTCCGGTCCTGGAGGTCCAAAGATGA
- a CDS encoding metal-dependent transcriptional regulator: MGVVSELIDTTEMYLRTVYELEEEGILPLRARIAERLHQSGPTVSQTVARMERDGLVTVEGDRHLELTEVGRMQATRVMRKHRLAERLLVDVIGLEWEDVHAEACRWEHVMSDAVELRLLKILDNPTESPYGNPIPGLEELQKDTVATAIGEFRFGVEPLDKVLDAATGESVRVLVRRIAEPVQTDDDAMSVLRRAGALPGREVDSMLDAEGVLVGSREAGGVISDETAGHIFVSVV, translated from the coding sequence ATGGGTGTCGTGAGCGAGCTGATCGATACCACCGAGATGTACCTGCGGACCGTCTACGAGCTGGAAGAAGAAGGCATCCTGCCGCTGCGCGCGCGGATCGCCGAACGGCTCCACCAATCCGGCCCGACGGTCAGTCAGACGGTGGCCCGGATGGAGCGTGACGGCCTCGTCACGGTCGAGGGTGATCGGCACCTGGAGCTCACCGAGGTCGGCCGGATGCAGGCGACCCGGGTGATGCGCAAGCACCGGCTGGCCGAGCGGCTGCTGGTGGACGTCATCGGGCTGGAGTGGGAGGACGTGCACGCGGAGGCCTGCCGCTGGGAGCACGTGATGAGCGACGCGGTCGAGCTGCGGCTGCTGAAGATCCTGGACAACCCGACCGAGTCGCCGTACGGCAACCCGATCCCGGGCCTGGAGGAGCTGCAGAAGGACACCGTGGCGACCGCGATCGGCGAGTTCCGGTTCGGTGTCGAGCCGCTCGACAAGGTGCTGGACGCCGCGACCGGCGAGAGCGTCCGGGTGCTGGTGCGGCGGATCGCCGAGCCGGTGCAGACCGACGACGACGCGATGTCCGTACTGCGCCGCGCGGGCGCGCTGCCCGGCCGCGAGGTCGACTCGATGCTGGACGCCGAGGGTGTCCTGGTCGGCAGCCGCGAGGCCGGCGGTGTGATCAGCGACGAGACCGCTGGGCACATCTTCGTCAGCGTGGTTTGA
- a CDS encoding cryptochrome/photolyase family protein: MGSAVMWFRRDLRLADNPALLDAVSAGDGSVLALFVLDPALWDKAGSPRRDHLVSSLRSLSDSIGGKLVVRHGDPAKVVPALAAEIGAVNVHIAADYGPYGQRRDSAVEAALDCPLVSTGSPYAVAPGRVLTQQGSSYKVFTPYYGAWRDHGWRQPVEPPTGVKWIGKRSDALPESAAAAGEEAALKHWHEYLDDVAAYDDERDRPDLDSTSRMSVPLKYGEIHPRTMLADLLRKPSDGAAAYQRELAWREFCADLLARYPEAAWKPLRPEFEQMEYDEPGDAFDAWCNGLTGYPIVDAGMRQLAETGFMHNRVRMVVASFLVKDLHLHWKYGARWFMRQLRDGDLASNSLNWQWVAGCGADASPYFRIFNPTTQGLKFDPDGSYVRRWVHELQDLPGKSAHEPWKDDSPSEYPRPIVDHAEARQESLRRYAAIKGTAPGPDRS, from the coding sequence ATGGGGTCTGCGGTGATGTGGTTTCGGCGGGATCTGCGGCTGGCGGACAATCCCGCGCTATTGGACGCGGTGTCGGCAGGCGATGGCAGCGTGCTCGCGTTGTTCGTGCTCGACCCGGCGCTGTGGGACAAGGCGGGGTCGCCGCGGCGCGATCACCTGGTCTCGTCGCTGCGGAGCCTGTCGGACTCGATCGGCGGCAAACTCGTCGTACGGCATGGCGATCCGGCGAAGGTGGTCCCGGCGCTCGCGGCGGAGATCGGCGCGGTCAACGTGCACATCGCCGCCGACTACGGCCCGTACGGACAACGCCGCGACTCGGCAGTCGAGGCCGCGCTCGATTGCCCACTCGTCAGCACCGGATCGCCGTACGCCGTGGCGCCCGGCCGGGTGCTGACCCAGCAGGGTTCGTCGTACAAGGTCTTCACCCCGTACTACGGCGCTTGGCGCGACCATGGCTGGCGGCAACCGGTGGAGCCGCCGACGGGGGTCAAGTGGATCGGCAAGCGGAGTGACGCGCTGCCGGAGAGCGCCGCGGCAGCCGGCGAGGAGGCCGCGCTGAAGCACTGGCACGAGTACCTCGACGACGTCGCGGCGTACGACGACGAGCGGGATCGGCCGGATCTGGATTCCACCTCGCGGATGTCGGTCCCGTTGAAGTACGGCGAGATCCACCCGCGGACGATGCTGGCAGACCTGCTCCGGAAGCCGAGCGATGGCGCTGCGGCGTACCAGCGGGAGCTGGCCTGGCGCGAGTTCTGCGCCGACCTGCTCGCGCGATACCCGGAGGCAGCCTGGAAGCCGTTGCGGCCGGAGTTCGAGCAGATGGAGTACGACGAGCCGGGCGACGCGTTCGATGCCTGGTGCAACGGGTTGACCGGGTACCCGATCGTCGACGCCGGGATGCGGCAGTTGGCCGAGACCGGCTTCATGCACAACCGGGTGCGAATGGTGGTCGCGTCGTTCCTGGTGAAGGACCTGCACTTGCATTGGAAGTACGGCGCCCGTTGGTTCATGCGGCAGTTGCGCGACGGCGATCTCGCCTCGAACTCGCTGAACTGGCAGTGGGTCGCGGGCTGCGGTGCCGACGCCTCGCCGTACTTCCGGATCTTCAACCCGACCACGCAGGGACTCAAGTTCGATCCCGACGGCAGCTACGTCCGTCGATGGGTCCACGAACTGCAGGACCTGCCTGGTAAGTCGGCCCATGAACCGTGGAAGGACGACTCGCCGTCGGAGTACCCGCGGCCGATCGTCGACCATGCCGAAGCGCGGCAGGAGTCGCTGCGCCGTTACGCCGCGATCAAAGGAACAGCGCCAGGCCCAGATCGTTCATGA
- a CDS encoding class I SAM-dependent methyltransferase, with translation MPENEIDWPGYLRQFHTATPGSTEALLSRAVSGDHTPYRWLVRAVSAESRRILDLACGNGPVARELYGRWVVGVDNNSVQLSGSPGPKVQADASHLPFANEAFDVVTCSMGLMVLQPLPEVLAEAARVLRRGGVFAATVPAVRPLRRGDIRTLSGLTTRLRSTPQFPAGGEITGLRDLMRVAGFDILESQRERYAYTVRSLEDARRMVGALYLPGSNDARREAAAAWLAERAETKEDGLEVAIPVRRLTAMRAKPALP, from the coding sequence ATGCCTGAGAACGAGATCGACTGGCCCGGGTACCTGCGGCAGTTCCACACCGCGACCCCGGGCAGTACCGAAGCCCTGCTGTCCCGTGCCGTGTCGGGCGACCACACGCCGTACCGGTGGCTGGTCCGAGCCGTGTCCGCGGAGTCCCGCCGGATCCTGGACCTGGCCTGCGGCAACGGTCCGGTCGCCCGCGAGCTGTACGGCCGGTGGGTGGTCGGCGTCGACAACAACTCGGTCCAGCTCAGCGGGTCACCCGGGCCCAAGGTGCAGGCGGACGCGTCGCACCTGCCGTTCGCGAACGAGGCGTTCGACGTGGTGACGTGCTCGATGGGCCTGATGGTCCTCCAGCCGCTGCCCGAGGTGCTGGCCGAGGCGGCGCGCGTACTGCGACGGGGAGGCGTGTTCGCGGCCACCGTCCCGGCCGTCCGGCCGTTGCGTCGTGGTGACATCCGGACGCTCTCCGGGCTGACCACGCGGCTCCGGTCCACCCCGCAGTTCCCGGCGGGAGGCGAGATCACCGGCCTGCGGGACCTGATGCGGGTCGCCGGTTTCGACATCTTGGAGAGTCAGCGCGAGCGCTATGCGTACACCGTCCGGTCTCTTGAGGACGCTCGCCGCATGGTCGGTGCGCTGTACCTGCCGGGGAGCAATGACGCTCGTCGTGAGGCCGCTGCCGCCTGGCTGGCCGAGCGCGCCGAAACCAAGGAAGACGGCCTGGAGGTCGCCATCCCGGTTCGCCGGCTGACCGCGATGCGGGCGAAGCCGGCCTTGCCCTAG
- a CDS encoding GntR family transcriptional regulator: MFDDRSPIYLQIADQIKNDIVTGALAEDEQVMSTNQYAAFYRINPATAAKGFAQLVDEGVLYKKRGIGMFVSPNARQLLRSGRQGSFFADVVDPMIREANAIGVPLRDVIDHITKNEQRPETTQGGAQ; this comes from the coding sequence GTGTTCGACGATCGCAGCCCGATCTATCTTCAGATCGCGGATCAGATCAAGAACGACATCGTCACGGGTGCCCTCGCCGAGGACGAGCAGGTCATGTCGACGAACCAGTACGCGGCGTTCTACCGGATCAACCCCGCCACTGCGGCCAAGGGCTTCGCCCAGCTGGTCGACGAAGGGGTGTTGTACAAGAAGCGCGGGATCGGGATGTTCGTCAGCCCGAACGCCCGCCAGTTGCTCCGGTCCGGGCGGCAGGGCTCGTTCTTCGCCGACGTGGTCGATCCGATGATCCGCGAGGCCAACGCGATCGGCGTCCCACTGCGCGACGTCATCGACCACATCACCAAAAATGAGCAGCGGCCCGAGACCACACAAGGCGGTGCACAGTGA
- the pabB gene encoding aminodeoxychorismate synthase component I, which translates to MAALVWSVRSVDHALDGETVYRELLADEPVAFWLDGSLTDRAERRVSVLGTSVGGDVVVRDVADGDVFAELRELLAARRARLPAVPEEIAELFGGGYVGYFGYEFKALTGGATAHEAPTPDALWIWADRFVVIDHDRDVSYLVAVHEPDDVAAAGWGDGLPASWWMSGRGQPEIAALDLEAHLEQDRATYLAGIDTCMAALEAGRTYEVCLTNRVRLPAVEDPLEFYLWQREQNPAPYSAFLRYGELAVASSSPERFLTVDADGWAECRPIKGTAPRSADPAQDQLVAKALAEDEKTRAENLMIVDLIRNDLGRVSQPGTVQVPQLMAVETYQTVHQLVTTVRGRLRPDVDALDAVRACFPPGSMTGAPKIATMELLDSLEWSARGVYSGALGYLTVDGRADLSVVIRTAVMTPAGTVVGAGGAIVLDSDPAAEYDEMVLKATAAIGRIS; encoded by the coding sequence GTGGCTGCTCTGGTCTGGTCGGTTCGGTCGGTGGATCACGCCCTCGACGGCGAGACGGTCTACCGCGAACTGCTGGCCGATGAGCCGGTCGCCTTCTGGCTCGACGGGAGCCTGACCGACCGCGCGGAGCGCCGCGTCTCGGTCCTCGGTACGTCGGTCGGCGGGGACGTCGTCGTACGCGATGTCGCCGATGGGGATGTGTTCGCGGAGCTCCGGGAGCTTCTTGCCGCTCGACGCGCGCGGCTGCCCGCAGTACCGGAGGAGATCGCCGAGCTGTTCGGCGGTGGGTATGTCGGGTATTTCGGGTACGAGTTCAAGGCGCTGACCGGGGGAGCGACGGCCCACGAGGCGCCGACGCCGGACGCGTTGTGGATCTGGGCCGATCGGTTCGTGGTCATCGATCATGATCGCGATGTCAGCTATCTGGTCGCCGTGCACGAGCCGGATGATGTGGCGGCGGCTGGTTGGGGTGATGGCTTGCCTGCTTCTTGGTGGATGAGTGGGCGGGGTCAGCCGGAGATCGCGGCGCTGGATCTCGAAGCGCATCTGGAGCAGGACCGGGCGACGTACCTGGCCGGGATCGACACGTGCATGGCCGCGCTCGAGGCCGGCCGGACGTACGAGGTCTGCCTGACGAACCGGGTTCGGCTGCCCGCGGTGGAGGATCCGCTCGAGTTCTACCTCTGGCAACGCGAGCAGAACCCGGCGCCGTACTCGGCCTTCCTCCGGTACGGCGAACTCGCGGTGGCCAGCTCGTCGCCCGAGCGGTTCCTGACCGTTGACGCGGACGGCTGGGCCGAATGCCGGCCGATCAAGGGCACCGCGCCGCGCTCGGCCGACCCGGCTCAGGACCAGCTGGTCGCGAAGGCGCTGGCCGAGGACGAGAAGACGCGCGCCGAGAACCTGATGATCGTCGACCTGATCCGCAACGATCTCGGCCGGGTGAGCCAACCGGGCACCGTGCAGGTGCCGCAGTTGATGGCTGTGGAGACCTACCAGACCGTGCACCAGCTGGTCACGACGGTGCGTGGCCGGCTGCGGCCCGACGTCGACGCGCTGGACGCCGTACGGGCTTGTTTTCCGCCCGGATCGATGACGGGCGCACCGAAGATCGCGACGATGGAGCTGCTCGATTCGCTGGAGTGGAGCGCTCGCGGCGTCTACTCGGGGGCACTCGGCTATTTGACCGTCGACGGGCGCGCGGACCTGAGTGTGGTGATCCGCACCGCGGTGATGACGCCGGCCGGCACGGTGGTCGGCGCGGGCGGCGCGATCGTGCTCGACTCGGACCCGGCAGCGGAGTACGACGAAATGGTGCTCAAGGCAACAGCAGCGATCGGCAGGATCTCATGA
- a CDS encoding GntR family transcriptional regulator — MIEFHLDERSGVSPYQQIVQQVRNALRLGMLQVGDRLPTVKEVVGQLAINPNTVLKAYRELEHEGLVSAKQGVGTFVTQTLADTSLAAHGPLRQDLRRWLTKARRAGLDDESIEALFLATFRTAAQEEIA, encoded by the coding sequence ATGATCGAGTTCCATCTCGACGAGCGGTCGGGCGTCTCGCCCTATCAGCAGATCGTCCAGCAGGTCCGCAACGCGCTCCGGCTGGGGATGCTGCAGGTCGGGGACCGGCTGCCGACCGTCAAAGAGGTGGTCGGCCAGCTCGCCATCAACCCGAACACCGTGCTGAAGGCCTATCGCGAGCTGGAGCACGAAGGCCTGGTCTCGGCGAAGCAGGGCGTCGGGACGTTCGTCACCCAGACGCTCGCCGACACCTCGCTCGCCGCGCACGGGCCGCTCCGGCAGGACCTGCGGCGCTGGCTCACCAAGGCGCGCCGGGCCGGGCTCGACGACGAGAGCATCGAGGCACTTTTCTTGGCCACCTTTCGGACCGCCGCCCAGGAGGAAATAGCGTGA
- a CDS encoding ABC transporter permease subunit, whose amino-acid sequence MIWLTWRQFRLQALVIGAAALAIGFALILTGPDLLNTYQTYKSGFLDQLEFQQWNKRLYIIGTIAMYAAPPLIGAFWGAPMVARELEAGTHRLVWNQSISRTRWLLTKLAISGGSALVVTGLLSLAVSRWADPIDDAVGAGQQTNSFLPRLWPAVFGARGVVPIGYTAFAFALGVAIGIVVRRSLVAVAITLAVVIAVQIFTPTLLRPHLVTPATTTVIVTTENMRGIEIQGSPTDPQVKGLEVQMGGPGDWKLSDRTVNSAGKPQAFLPTWFGACAPPPPNAPEEKEPRQSLQTCFTRLADEGYRQQIKYIPANRFWDLQWRETGVFFALAFLLVGFSVWRIRRDLT is encoded by the coding sequence ATGATCTGGCTGACCTGGCGTCAGTTCCGCCTGCAGGCGCTGGTGATCGGCGCCGCGGCGCTGGCGATCGGCTTCGCGCTGATCCTGACCGGACCTGACCTGCTGAACACCTATCAGACCTACAAGTCCGGTTTCCTCGATCAGCTCGAGTTCCAGCAGTGGAACAAGCGTCTGTACATCATCGGCACGATCGCCATGTACGCCGCTCCGCCGCTGATCGGCGCCTTCTGGGGAGCGCCGATGGTCGCGCGCGAACTGGAGGCCGGGACGCACCGGCTGGTCTGGAACCAGAGCATCAGCCGGACCCGCTGGCTGCTCACCAAGCTGGCCATCTCCGGTGGGTCCGCGCTGGTCGTCACCGGCCTGCTCAGCCTCGCGGTGAGCCGCTGGGCCGATCCGATCGACGACGCGGTCGGCGCCGGCCAGCAAACCAACTCGTTCCTGCCCCGGCTGTGGCCCGCGGTGTTCGGCGCCCGCGGCGTCGTACCGATCGGCTACACGGCCTTCGCCTTCGCTCTCGGCGTCGCGATCGGCATCGTCGTACGGCGCAGCCTGGTCGCCGTCGCGATCACCCTGGCGGTGGTGATCGCGGTACAGATCTTCACGCCGACGCTGCTGCGCCCACACCTGGTCACCCCCGCTACGACGACGGTGATCGTGACGACCGAGAACATGCGTGGGATCGAGATCCAGGGATCGCCGACGGATCCTCAAGTGAAGGGGCTCGAGGTCCAGATGGGCGGACCGGGCGACTGGAAACTGTCCGACCGGACGGTGAACTCCGCCGGGAAGCCGCAGGCTTTTCTGCCCACCTGGTTCGGAGCCTGCGCGCCGCCCCCGCCCAATGCGCCGGAAGAGAAGGAACCGCGGCAGAGCCTGCAAACCTGCTTCACCCGGTTGGCGGACGAGGGCTACCGGCAACAGATCAAGTACATCCCGGCCAACCGGTTCTGGGATCTGCAATGGCGCGAGACCGGGGTCTTCTTCGCCCTCGCGTTCCTGCTGGTCGGTTTCAGCGTCTGGCGGATCCGTCGCGACCTGACCTGA
- a CDS encoding APC family permease, producing MTTAPDPTDPPSDRKPADSERTDGDQPGLVRRLGVRDAVVIGLGSMVGAGVFAVWAPAARAAGGWLLVALVIAAIVAYCNAASSAQLAAVYPVSGGTYAYGRERLGPWWGYTAGCAFVLGKTASCAAMALTFATYAVPGPAWIRRVVALIAVLALAGVNSRGVTKTARLTRVLVACTLVILVGVVVVLAVSPSAHHTTSWPTSAGPYGVLQAAGLLFFAFAGYARIATMGEEVRDPARTIPRAISLALFLAVGLYLVVGLSLLLVLGPDGIAGSGAPVAAAVDAVGAAWAEPVVRAGAAVASLGALLGLIAGIGRTSLAMARNGDLPRWLAAVHPRFQVPHHAGLALAVVVGVLVLSTDLRGVIGFSSFGVLLYYAIANAAAFTQPRDQRRWPRAVNVLGLLGCLVLAFTLPPAAVVTAAVLLAIALLLRLLVRSGRDGSARR from the coding sequence GTGACCACCGCCCCGGACCCCACAGACCCGCCGAGCGACCGGAAGCCGGCCGACAGCGAGCGGACCGACGGCGATCAGCCTGGGCTGGTTCGGCGGTTGGGGGTGCGGGATGCGGTGGTGATCGGGCTGGGGTCGATGGTCGGTGCCGGTGTCTTTGCCGTCTGGGCGCCGGCCGCCCGGGCAGCAGGTGGCTGGTTGCTCGTCGCGTTGGTGATCGCGGCAATAGTTGCCTACTGCAACGCGGCTTCGTCCGCGCAACTGGCCGCGGTCTACCCGGTCTCCGGTGGGACCTATGCCTATGGGCGCGAGCGGTTGGGCCCGTGGTGGGGCTACACAGCCGGCTGCGCCTTCGTGCTGGGGAAGACCGCATCCTGCGCCGCGATGGCGCTCACCTTCGCCACGTACGCCGTACCGGGGCCGGCCTGGATCCGCCGTGTCGTCGCGCTGATCGCAGTACTCGCGCTGGCCGGTGTGAACTCCAGAGGCGTCACCAAAACCGCCAGGCTCACCCGCGTCCTGGTCGCCTGCACCCTGGTGATTCTCGTCGGGGTCGTAGTCGTGCTGGCGGTCTCACCCTCCGCTCACCACACCACCTCCTGGCCGACCAGCGCAGGCCCGTACGGCGTATTGCAGGCAGCCGGACTGCTCTTCTTCGCCTTTGCCGGCTACGCGCGGATCGCGACGATGGGGGAGGAGGTCCGCGACCCCGCCCGGACCATCCCGCGGGCGATCTCGCTCGCCCTCTTCCTTGCCGTCGGCCTCTATCTCGTGGTCGGGTTGAGCCTGCTCCTGGTCCTCGGGCCCGACGGGATCGCGGGATCGGGCGCACCAGTGGCAGCCGCTGTGGACGCGGTCGGCGCCGCCTGGGCCGAACCGGTCGTCCGCGCCGGCGCTGCGGTGGCGAGCCTCGGCGCGCTACTCGGCCTGATCGCCGGGATCGGCCGGACCTCGCTCGCGATGGCCCGGAACGGGGACCTGCCGCGCTGGCTGGCGGCGGTCCATCCCCGGTTCCAAGTGCCGCACCACGCCGGACTCGCGCTCGCCGTGGTGGTCGGAGTCCTCGTCCTCAGCACCGACCTTCGCGGCGTGATCGGCTTCTCGTCTTTCGGCGTCCTGCTGTACTACGCGATCGCCAATGCGGCGGCCTTCACCCAGCCCCGGGACCAGCGACGCTGGCCCCGGGCGGTCAATGTGCTCGGCTTGCTGGGTTGTCTCGTCCTGGCCTTCACCTTGCCGCCTGCCGCTGTGGTCACGGCCGCCGTCCTGCTGGCGATCGCTCTGCTGCTGCGGTTGCTGGTCAGGTCAGGTCGCGACGGATCCGCCAGACGCTGA
- a CDS encoding aminotransferase class IV, translated as MSSLLVADSFLVAAGKVRGLELHRERFVGSCAAAGFDGAGAFWDTSLSRIPTFGRWFPRFGLTSDGPALQMRPAPSPGGRIRVAIHTGPDPRTSPRVKGPDLAVLGELKAQAFTSHAADELLLVDSDGIAIEAAYSSLAWWEDDTLCFPPSTRPLLPSVTAQLLRQLAATQGIQVDERARTPDDLTSYETWLLNALHGIRPIHAWNHGPIDPLPASTATTWQSHLNSLARPL; from the coding sequence ATGAGTTCTTTACTGGTGGCGGATTCGTTCTTGGTTGCCGCAGGCAAGGTTCGTGGTCTGGAGTTGCACCGGGAGCGATTCGTAGGATCGTGTGCGGCGGCAGGTTTCGACGGCGCAGGAGCTTTTTGGGACACGTCGCTGTCTCGCATCCCGACCTTCGGTCGCTGGTTCCCGCGGTTCGGACTGACCTCCGACGGCCCGGCACTCCAGATGCGTCCAGCCCCCTCACCCGGCGGCCGGATCCGGGTAGCGATCCACACCGGCCCCGACCCCCGCACCTCACCGCGGGTCAAGGGCCCCGACCTCGCGGTCCTAGGCGAACTGAAGGCGCAAGCTTTCACCAGCCACGCCGCCGACGAACTCCTCCTGGTCGATTCAGACGGAATCGCCATCGAGGCGGCGTACTCATCCCTGGCCTGGTGGGAGGACGACACCCTCTGCTTCCCACCCTCCACCCGCCCTCTCCTCCCCTCAGTCACAGCCCAACTCCTACGCCAGTTGGCCGCCACCCAAGGTATTCAGGTGGATGAACGCGCCCGCACCCCCGACGACCTCACGTCGTACGAAACCTGGCTCCTCAACGCCCTCCACGGCATCCGCCCCATCCACGCCTGGAACCACGGCCCCATCGACCCCCTCCCCGCCTCAACCGCCACCACCTGGCAATCCCACCTGAACTCCCTCGCCCGCCCCCTCTAA